Within Palaeococcus ferrophilus DSM 13482, the genomic segment ACCGCTGCCCTCGCCATGTAGCCGGAGTCCTCGAGTATGGACATACCAACGAAGAGCAGGAACACGAGGGGGAAGAAGCTCAGGACGGAACCAACGCCGCCTATTACGCCGTCAACTATTAGCCCCCTCAGTGTCTCGCTCCCTATGTGCTCTCCCACGGTCGTCCCGAGGGAGGCGAATGAATTATCCAGGAACTCCTGCATCGGCGTTCCAAGGGTGAACACGAACTTGAAAAGGGCGTAGAAGACAAGTGCCAGGCTCAGGAGACCCCAAATGGGATGGGTCAGAACCCTGTCGAGCTGGTCGTTGAGGGTTGTTCCTTCGGCTCTCTCGTGGATCACGAAGCGGTGCATTAGGTTGTCTATGAACTCGTACTTCTGGCTGGCTATTATCAGGTCGAGGGGGCGTTTGTACCTCGCCTCAACCTCGCCTATGTGCCCGAGGATTTCGTCCATCTTGTCCTTCCCGAGGTGGCGGAGGACGAGCTTTATCACCTCGCTGTCCCTGGAGAGGAGCTTTATTGCCAGCCAGCGGAGGTTGTAGCGGGCTGAAAGCGGGGTGTTCTCAAGGGCCCTGCTAACGTGCTCTATCTCCCTCTCTATCTCCGGCTCGTAGGTGGGTATGATGGGCCGGGTTTTTATTCCTCCCTCCGCCATGGCAACGATTGTCCTCTTGAGCTCCTCGATCCCCGTGCCGTCCCTGGCGTTGGTGACTATCACGGGAACCCCGAGGAGGCGCTCCATCTCCTTCACGTCAATCTCAACGCCGTTCTTCCTGGCCACGTCTATCTTGTTGAGCACCACTATGACCCGCTCGAGTCCGGTCTCGAGTATCTCCATCGTGAGGAAGAGGTTGCGCAGGAGGTTGGAGGCGTCAACGATGTTAACGACAACATCGGGGTTCCCCTCGATGAGGAAGTTCCTGGCAACGAGCTCGTCTATGGAGTTGGCCATGAGGGAGTACGTTCCGGGGAGGTCAACCACGAGAAGCTCCTGCCCCCTGTACTCCATAATCCCCTCCTTCTTCTCCACGGTGACGCCGGGCCAGTTTCCCACGTGCTGCCTGAGGCCGGTCAGGGCGTTGAATATAGTGGTCTTTCCAACGTTGGGGTTCCCGGCGAGCGCCACGACCTTGAGCATCACACCGCCCTCCTGACTATAACCTTGTCCGCGAGTCCCCTCCCTATCGCGAACCTCGCGTTGTCCACGGCCAGTATTATGGGTCCATGGGGGTTTATCCTCAGAACCCTGACCCTCGCGCCGGGCACTATGCCTATGGAGGTGAGCTTCGACCTTGCCCTCGGCCCCCCGACTATGTCCACCACAACTCCGCCCTCGTTCTCACCAAGCTGACTTAAACGTACGTTCATGAGCGTCACCGTTAGGTTTCCCTAATACACTCTTACAGTAACTCGAAGGCCTTAAAAAGATTTGGTGAGTCTAAAATCCCTGGATGGTTCGAAAATGGAAAACAAAGGGTTATGGAAAAGCACATGGTGGGGCCGGCAAACCCTTTTAAACCCCCCGCCGTACCCCCTCACATGGACGGAGAGGCCTACAAAAAAGCGTGCGAGGAGATTGCCGCTGCGATAGTGAGGGGAGAGGTT encodes:
- the feoB gene encoding ferrous iron transport protein B, producing MLKVVALAGNPNVGKTTIFNALTGLRQHVGNWPGVTVEKKEGIMEYRGQELLVVDLPGTYSLMANSIDELVARNFLIEGNPDVVVNIVDASNLLRNLFLTMEILETGLERVIVVLNKIDVARKNGVEIDVKEMERLLGVPVIVTNARDGTGIEELKRTIVAMAEGGIKTRPIIPTYEPEIEREIEHVSRALENTPLSARYNLRWLAIKLLSRDSEVIKLVLRHLGKDKMDEILGHIGEVEARYKRPLDLIIASQKYEFIDNLMHRFVIHERAEGTTLNDQLDRVLTHPIWGLLSLALVFYALFKFVFTLGTPMQEFLDNSFASLGTTVGEHIGSETLRGLIVDGVIGGVGSVLSFFPLVFLLFVGMSILEDSGYMARAAVVMERIMRKFGLPGKSFIPMVLAFGCNVPAIMATRTLEDERDRLITMLVNPLVPCSARMVVITFLAGAFFEEHASLVAVGIYFVSIFIALLSALILGKFVIRGEESPFVIELPEYEVPSWKVAIIHSWERSKEFLRKAGTVILVGAIAIWYLSNYPVAMGSGGSYAERIGMALEPITKLMGLDWRAAVSLIFGIIAKENVIATYGVIYGVGEENAALVSLMRTAMTPLQAFVLALITTLYIPCIATIGAIRAEAGSKWAGVATLYNLTLATIIGVLVYHLGTLMGW
- a CDS encoding FeoA family protein, which codes for MNVRLSQLGENEGGVVVDIVGGPRARSKLTSIGIVPGARVRVLRINPHGPIILAVDNARFAIGRGLADKVIVRRAV